The Pseudomonas parafulva genome includes a window with the following:
- a CDS encoding bifunctional 4-hydroxy-2-oxoglutarate aldolase/2-dehydro-3-deoxy-phosphogluconate aldolase, translating to MITLERPQPKLSMADKAARVDAICEAARILPVITIAREQDILPLADALAAGGIRTLEVTLRSQHGLKAIEVLREQRPELCVGAGTVLDRTMFAAVEAAGAQFVVTPGITQDVLQAGVESEIPLLPGISTPSEIMMGYALGYRRFKLFPAEISGGVAAIKAFAGPFGDIRFCPTGGVNPANVRNYMALANVMCVGGTWMLDSSWIKNGDWARIEACSAEAMALVDGH from the coding sequence ATGATCACCCTCGAACGTCCACAGCCCAAGCTCTCGATGGCCGACAAGGCCGCCCGGGTCGACGCCATCTGCGAAGCGGCGCGCATCCTGCCGGTGATCACCATCGCCCGCGAACAGGACATCCTGCCCCTGGCCGACGCCCTGGCGGCCGGCGGCATCCGCACGCTGGAAGTGACCCTGCGTTCACAGCATGGCCTGAAGGCCATTGAAGTGCTGCGTGAGCAGCGCCCCGAGCTGTGCGTAGGCGCCGGGACAGTGCTCGACCGCACCATGTTCGCAGCCGTCGAGGCCGCAGGCGCCCAGTTCGTCGTCACACCCGGCATTACCCAGGATGTGCTGCAAGCGGGCGTGGAGAGCGAGATCCCCTTGCTGCCGGGTATCAGCACCCCATCCGAAATCATGATGGGCTACGCGCTGGGTTACCGCCGTTTCAAGCTGTTCCCCGCCGAAATCAGCGGAGGCGTGGCGGCGATCAAAGCGTTTGCTGGCCCGTTCGGCGACATCCGTTTCTGCCCAACCGGCGGCGTCAACCCGGCCAACGTGCGCAACTACATGGCACTGGCCAATGTGATGTGTGTAGGGGGCACCTGGATGCTCGACAGCAGCTGGATCAAGAATGGCGACTGGGCCCGCATCGAGGCCTGCAGTGCCGAGGCCATGGCGCTGGTGGACGGTCACTGA
- a CDS encoding carbohydrate ABC transporter permease, protein MTTTTARLRASPMDALQRWLPKLVLAPSMFIVLVGFYGYILWTFVLSFTTSTFLPTYKWAGLAQYMRLFDNDRWWVASKNLLVFGGLFITISLAIGVLLAVLLDQRIRREGFIRTIYLYPMALSMIVTGTAWKWLLNPGMGLDKLLRDWGWEGFRLDWLLDPDRVVYCLVIAAVWQASGFIMAMFLAGLRGVDPSIIRAAQIDGASLPRIYWRVVLPSLRPVFFSSVMILSHIAIKSFDLVAAMTAGGPGYSSDLPAMFMYAFTFSRGQMGMGSASAILMLGAILAILVPYLYSELRSKRHA, encoded by the coding sequence ATGACCACTACCACCGCCCGTCTGCGGGCCTCTCCCATGGATGCGCTACAGCGTTGGCTGCCCAAGCTGGTGCTGGCGCCGAGCATGTTCATCGTGTTGGTGGGCTTCTACGGCTACATCCTCTGGACCTTTGTGCTGTCCTTCACCACGTCCACGTTCCTGCCCACCTACAAATGGGCGGGGCTGGCGCAGTACATGCGTTTGTTCGACAACGACCGCTGGTGGGTGGCGAGCAAGAACCTGCTGGTGTTCGGCGGGCTGTTCATCACCATCAGCCTGGCGATCGGCGTGTTGCTGGCGGTGCTGCTGGACCAGCGCATTCGTCGCGAGGGGTTCATCCGCACCATCTACCTGTATCCCATGGCCCTGTCGATGATCGTGACCGGCACGGCCTGGAAGTGGCTGCTCAACCCAGGCATGGGGCTGGACAAACTGCTGCGTGACTGGGGCTGGGAGGGCTTTCGCCTGGACTGGCTGCTGGACCCGGACCGGGTGGTGTACTGCCTGGTGATCGCGGCGGTGTGGCAAGCATCGGGGTTCATCATGGCGATGTTCCTCGCCGGCCTGCGGGGCGTCGATCCATCGATCATCCGTGCCGCCCAGATCGACGGTGCCAGCCTGCCGCGCATCTACTGGCGCGTGGTGCTGCCCAGCTTGCGCCCGGTGTTCTTCAGCTCGGTGATGATCCTTTCGCACATTGCCATCAAGAGCTTCGACCTGGTCGCCGCGATGACGGCAGGCGGGCCTGGTTACTCCTCCGACCTGCCGGCGATGTTCATGTATGCCTTCACCTTCAGCCGGGGGCAAATGGGCATGGGCTCGGCCAGTGCCATCCTCATGCTGGGGGCGATCCTGGCCATCCTGGTGCCTTACCTGTATTCGGAGCTGCGGAGCAAACGCCATGCATAG
- the hexR gene encoding DNA-binding transcriptional regulator HexR, producing MRNLLEQIQGRLDELNKAERKVAEVILLNPQQATRFSIAALAQAAKVSEPTVNRFCRSFGVSGYPELKLQLAQSLASGAAYVSRAVEADDDPAAYTQKIFASAIASLDSACQQLDPQQVSRAVDMMIQARQIHFFGLGASAPVALDAQHKFFRFNLAVSAHADVLMQRMLASVAHTGDLFVIISYTGRTRELVEVARLARENGASVLGLTAAGSPLANACSLSLHIPLPEDTDIYMPMTSRIIQLTVLDVLATGMTLRRGVDFQPHLRKIKESLNASRYPIEDDELS from the coding sequence GTGAGAAACCTCCTGGAACAAATCCAGGGACGCCTCGACGAGCTGAACAAGGCCGAACGCAAAGTCGCCGAAGTCATCCTGCTCAACCCGCAACAAGCCACACGCTTCAGCATCGCGGCGCTGGCCCAGGCGGCCAAGGTCAGCGAACCGACCGTCAACCGCTTCTGCCGCTCCTTCGGCGTGAGCGGTTACCCAGAGCTGAAACTGCAACTGGCGCAGAGCCTGGCCAGCGGCGCGGCCTACGTGAGCCGCGCGGTGGAGGCCGACGACGATCCGGCGGCCTACACCCAGAAGATCTTCGCCAGCGCCATCGCCTCGCTCGACAGTGCCTGCCAGCAGCTCGACCCCCAGCAGGTCAGCCGCGCGGTCGACATGATGATCCAGGCCCGCCAGATTCATTTCTTTGGCCTGGGCGCCTCTGCACCGGTAGCGCTGGATGCCCAGCACAAGTTCTTCCGCTTCAACCTGGCCGTGTCAGCGCACGCCGACGTACTGATGCAACGCATGCTGGCGTCGGTGGCCCATACCGGCGACCTGTTCGTGATCATTTCCTACACCGGGCGTACACGCGAGCTGGTGGAAGTGGCTCGCCTGGCCAGGGAAAACGGCGCCTCGGTGCTGGGTCTGACAGCGGCCGGGTCGCCGCTGGCCAACGCCTGCAGCCTTAGCCTGCACATTCCTCTGCCCGAAGACACCGATATCTACATGCCGATGACCTCGCGCATCATCCAGCTGACCGTGCTCGATGTGCTGGCGACCGGCATGACCCTGCGCCGGGGTGTGGATTTCCAGCCACACCTGCGCAAGATCAAGGAAAGCCTCAACGCCAGTCGCTACCCCATCGAGGACGACGAACTCAGCTGA
- the leuA gene encoding 2-isopropylmalate synthase — protein sequence MTMLKDPSKKYRAFPTIDLPDRTWPSKTITEAPIWCSSDLRDGNQSLIEPMDAQKKLRFWKTLVQVGVKEIEASFPSASQTDFDFVRTLIEDGHIPEDTTIQVLTQAREDLIARTFESLRGAKKAIVHLYNATCPAFRRIVFNQDKQGVKDIAVNAAKLFVKYAAQQPDTHWTFQYSPETFSATEMEFAKEVCDAVIEVWNPTPEHKIILNLPATVEVATPNVYADQIEWFCRNINRRDSVIISLHCHNDRGTGIAATELGLMAGADRAEGCLFGNGERTGNVDLVTLALNLYTQGIDPGLDFSDIDGVRKVVEECNQLPVHPRHPYVGDLVHTAFSGSHQDAIRKGLAKQQEGELWEVPYLPIDPADIGRSYEAVIRVNSQSGKGGITYLLEQEYGISLPRRMQIEFSQVVQGETDRLGLEMTAQQIYSLLHKEYLQANAPYALVSHRLQEENGHSAVEVEVAGEGETTLHWRGKGNGALEALVAGLPVAVEIMDYNEHAIGAGTNAKAAAYIELRVAGGRPVHGVGIDENITTASFKALFSALNRSLSQQEAKAA from the coding sequence ATGACCATGCTCAAAGACCCGTCGAAGAAATACCGCGCCTTCCCTACCATCGATCTGCCTGACCGTACCTGGCCGTCCAAGACCATCACCGAGGCGCCGATCTGGTGCAGCTCGGACCTGCGTGACGGCAACCAGTCGCTGATCGAGCCGATGGATGCGCAGAAGAAGCTGCGGTTCTGGAAGACCTTGGTGCAAGTGGGCGTGAAGGAAATCGAAGCCTCCTTCCCTTCGGCCTCGCAAACCGACTTCGACTTTGTCCGCACCTTGATCGAAGACGGTCATATTCCAGAGGACACCACCATCCAGGTGCTGACCCAGGCGCGTGAAGACCTGATCGCCCGGACCTTCGAGTCCCTGCGCGGGGCCAAGAAGGCCATCGTTCACCTGTACAACGCCACCTGCCCGGCCTTCCGCCGCATCGTCTTCAACCAGGACAAGCAGGGCGTCAAGGACATCGCGGTCAATGCAGCCAAGCTGTTCGTCAAATACGCCGCACAGCAGCCCGATACGCACTGGACATTCCAGTACTCGCCCGAAACCTTCAGCGCTACCGAGATGGAATTCGCCAAGGAAGTGTGCGATGCGGTCATCGAGGTGTGGAACCCCACGCCCGAGCACAAGATCATCCTCAACCTGCCGGCCACCGTCGAGGTCGCCACGCCCAACGTGTACGCCGACCAGATCGAATGGTTCTGCCGTAACATCAATCGCCGTGACAGCGTGATCATCAGCCTGCACTGCCACAACGACCGGGGAACCGGCATCGCCGCGACCGAGCTGGGCCTGATGGCCGGCGCCGACCGTGCTGAGGGCTGCCTGTTCGGCAATGGTGAGCGTACTGGTAACGTCGACCTGGTGACCCTGGCCTTGAACCTGTACACCCAGGGCATCGACCCGGGCCTGGATTTCTCCGACATCGACGGTGTGCGCAAGGTCGTCGAAGAATGCAATCAGCTGCCGGTGCACCCGCGCCACCCGTACGTAGGTGACTTGGTACACACAGCCTTCTCCGGCTCGCACCAGGATGCCATTCGCAAGGGCCTGGCCAAACAGCAGGAAGGCGAGTTGTGGGAAGTGCCGTACCTGCCGATCGATCCGGCCGACATCGGCCGCAGCTACGAGGCCGTGATTCGCGTCAACAGCCAGTCCGGCAAAGGCGGCATCACCTACCTGCTCGAGCAGGAATACGGCATCAGCCTGCCGCGCCGCATGCAAATCGAATTCAGCCAGGTCGTACAGGGCGAAACCGACCGCCTGGGCCTGGAAATGACTGCCCAGCAGATCTACAGCTTGCTGCACAAGGAATACCTGCAAGCCAACGCACCGTACGCGCTGGTCAGCCATCGCCTGCAGGAAGAAAACGGTCACAGTGCCGTGGAAGTGGAAGTAGCCGGCGAAGGCGAGACCACGCTGCACTGGCGCGGCAAGGGCAATGGCGCCCTGGAAGCCCTGGTGGCCGGCCTGCCGGTTGCCGTCGAAATCATGGACTACAACGAACACGCCATCGGCGCGGGCACCAACGCCAAGGCAGCGGCCTATATTGAACTGCGTGTAGCCGGCGGGCGTCCTGTGCACGGTGTGGGCATCGATGAAAACATCACCACAGCCAGCTTCAAGGCCCTGTTCAGTGCGCTGAACCGTTCGCTGAGCCAGCAAGAGGCCAAGGCGGCCTGA
- the pgl gene encoding 6-phosphogluconolactonase, producing the protein MGGPGMATSEALSELQFPASTEVHQLPDASTLAGTLAKDVSERLRAAIDDKGQACVVLSGGRSPVPFLEQLAKQDLDWNKVTVSLADERWVPVEHADSNAGLLAQHLLKGQAAKARFIGLYQQAPSLKEAAEEADRALADLPPIDVLVLGMGDDGHTASLFPASPNLAEGLDPNTPRRCLPLMAPTVPHQRLSMTRALLATAGFTALSVQGPGKLATLRAALADDDLAEMPIRAFLHAPLDIYWCP; encoded by the coding sequence ATGGGAGGGCCTGGTATGGCGACATCTGAAGCATTGTCCGAATTGCAGTTTCCGGCGAGCACCGAGGTGCATCAACTGCCCGATGCCAGCACGTTGGCTGGCACATTGGCCAAGGATGTGAGTGAGCGCCTGCGTGCAGCCATCGACGATAAAGGCCAGGCCTGCGTCGTGCTGTCCGGTGGGCGCAGCCCGGTGCCTTTTCTCGAGCAACTGGCCAAGCAGGACCTGGACTGGAACAAGGTGACGGTCAGTCTTGCCGATGAGCGCTGGGTGCCGGTGGAGCACGCCGACAGCAATGCCGGTCTGTTGGCTCAGCATCTGCTCAAAGGGCAGGCCGCCAAGGCGCGTTTCATCGGGTTGTACCAGCAGGCGCCTTCGCTGAAAGAGGCCGCCGAAGAAGCTGACCGCGCCCTGGCCGATCTGCCGCCCATCGACGTGCTGGTACTGGGCATGGGTGACGATGGCCACACGGCCTCACTGTTCCCAGCCAGTCCTAACCTGGCCGAGGGCCTGGATCCGAACACGCCTCGCCGTTGCCTACCGCTAATGGCGCCAACCGTTCCCCATCAGCGCCTTTCCATGACCCGAGCGCTGCTGGCCACCGCAGGGTTCACCGCATTGTCCGTGCAAGGGCCAGGCAAACTCGCTACTCTGCGCGCCGCGCTGGCGGATGACGACCTCGCCGAAATGCCCATTCGCGCTTTTCTTCACGCACCCCTGGACATCTACTGGTGCCCATGA
- a CDS encoding carbohydrate porin, protein MAASSGLQAAEAFSSESKWMTGDWGGTRTELLEKGYDFTVDYVGEVAGNLHGGYNHDKTARYSDQFALGAHLDLQKIFGWHDAEFKLAITERSGRNLSNDRISDPRAGQFSSVQEVWGRGQTWRLTQMWFKQKYFDGALDVKFGRFGPGEDFNSFPCDFQNLAFCGSQVGNWVGGIWYNWPVSQWATRVKYNVTPEFYVQVGAYEQNPSNLETGNGFKLSGSGTKGAILPVEMVWTPKLNGLPGEYRLGYYYSTADAEDVYKDVNGNAQGLSGSGFKSHSSKHGWWVVAQQQVTAQAGDVNRGLSLFANFTVHDKATNVVDNYQQVGMVYKGAFDARPKDDIGFGIARIHVNDDVRKRARQLNDMSGINDYDNPGFVPLQRTEYNAELYYGFHVTNWLTVRPNLQYIKSPGGVDEVDNALVAGLKIQSSF, encoded by the coding sequence ATGGCCGCCAGCAGTGGCCTACAGGCTGCCGAAGCTTTCTCCAGCGAGTCGAAATGGATGACCGGTGACTGGGGCGGTACCCGCACCGAGCTGCTGGAAAAAGGCTACGACTTCACCGTCGATTATGTCGGCGAAGTGGCCGGCAACCTTCATGGTGGCTACAACCACGACAAGACCGCCCGCTACAGCGACCAGTTCGCCCTGGGCGCGCACCTGGACCTGCAGAAGATCTTCGGCTGGCACGATGCCGAATTCAAGCTGGCCATCACCGAGCGAAGCGGTCGCAACCTGTCCAACGACCGCATCAGCGACCCACGCGCCGGGCAGTTCAGTTCGGTGCAAGAAGTGTGGGGGCGTGGCCAGACCTGGCGCCTGACCCAGATGTGGTTCAAGCAGAAGTATTTCGACGGCGCGCTGGACGTGAAATTCGGCCGCTTCGGGCCAGGCGAGGACTTCAACAGTTTCCCCTGTGACTTCCAGAACCTGGCGTTCTGCGGCTCGCAAGTAGGTAACTGGGTGGGTGGCATCTGGTACAACTGGCCCGTCAGCCAGTGGGCAACGCGGGTCAAGTACAACGTCACCCCCGAATTCTATGTACAAGTCGGTGCCTATGAGCAGAACCCGTCCAACCTGGAAACCGGCAATGGCTTCAAGCTGAGCGGCAGCGGCACCAAGGGCGCGATCCTGCCGGTGGAAATGGTCTGGACGCCGAAGCTCAATGGCCTGCCGGGCGAATACCGCCTGGGCTACTACTACAGCACCGCCGATGCCGAGGATGTATACAAGGACGTCAACGGCAACGCCCAGGGGCTCAGTGGTTCGGGCTTCAAATCCCACTCCAGCAAGCATGGCTGGTGGGTGGTGGCGCAACAGCAGGTCACGGCCCAGGCAGGCGACGTCAACCGCGGGCTGAGCCTGTTCGCCAACTTCACGGTGCACGACAAGGCCACCAACGTAGTGGACAACTACCAGCAGGTGGGCATGGTCTACAAAGGTGCCTTCGACGCCCGGCCAAAGGATGACATCGGTTTCGGCATCGCCCGCATCCATGTCAATGACGATGTGCGCAAGCGTGCGCGCCAACTCAACGACATGAGCGGGATCAACGACTACGACAACCCAGGCTTCGTCCCGCTGCAACGTACTGAGTACAACGCCGAGCTGTACTATGGTTTCCACGTCACCAATTGGCTGACCGTGCGGCCGAACCTTCAGTACATCAAGAGCCCCGGCGGCGTGGATGAAGTGGACAATGCCCTGGTGGCGGGCTTGAAGATTCAGTCGTCTTTCTAA
- the zwf gene encoding glucose-6-phosphate dehydrogenase: MAAISVEPCTFALFGALGDLALRKLFPALYQLDRAGLLHAQTRLLALAREAGSAQEHLNSIEAHLRKHVPEADIEAAALERFLARLDYQHLDFLQPEGYQALAAQVPDGHPLIAYFATAAAVYGAISENLDKVGLSERTRVVLEKPIGHDLESSRRVNDAVARFFPESRVYRIDHYLGKETVQNLIALRFANSLFETQWNQNSISHVEITVAEKVGIEGRWGYFDKAGQLRDMIQNHLLQLLCLIAMDPPSELSADAIRDEKVKVLKALAPITGDGLSTRVVRGQYIAGYSDGKPVPGYLEEDNANSQSDTETFVALRADIRNWRWSGVPFYLRTGKRMPQKLSQIVIHFKETPHYIFAPEQRLQVGNKLIIRLQPDEGISLRVMTKEQGLDKGMQLRSGPLQLNFSDAWRSARIPDAYERLLLEVMRGNQNLFVRKDEIEYAWKWCDQLIAGWRNTGDAPKPYAAGSWGPMSSIALITRDGRAWYGDI, encoded by the coding sequence ATGGCTGCAATCAGTGTCGAACCTTGCACATTTGCCCTGTTTGGCGCCCTGGGCGACCTGGCCTTGCGCAAGCTGTTCCCTGCGCTCTACCAGCTCGACCGCGCCGGGCTATTGCACGCACAGACGCGCCTGCTGGCGCTGGCGCGGGAGGCCGGCAGTGCCCAGGAGCACCTGAACAGCATCGAGGCCCATTTGCGTAAGCATGTGCCCGAGGCTGACATCGAGGCCGCGGCCCTCGAGCGCTTCCTGGCAAGGCTCGATTACCAGCATCTGGATTTTCTGCAGCCAGAAGGCTACCAGGCACTGGCCGCGCAAGTGCCCGACGGGCACCCCCTGATCGCCTATTTCGCCACGGCCGCCGCCGTGTATGGTGCCATCAGCGAAAACCTCGACAAGGTGGGCCTGAGCGAGCGCACCCGTGTAGTGCTGGAAAAGCCGATCGGTCATGACCTTGAGTCTTCACGCCGGGTCAACGATGCCGTGGCGCGATTCTTTCCCGAAAGCCGCGTCTATCGCATCGACCACTACCTGGGCAAGGAGACGGTGCAGAACCTGATCGCCCTGCGCTTTGCCAACAGCCTGTTCGAAACCCAATGGAACCAGAACTCCATCTCCCACGTGGAAATCACGGTGGCGGAGAAGGTGGGTATCGAGGGTCGCTGGGGCTACTTCGACAAGGCCGGTCAGTTGCGCGACATGATCCAGAACCACCTGTTGCAGTTGCTGTGCCTGATTGCCATGGACCCGCCGAGCGAGCTGTCGGCCGACGCCATCCGCGACGAGAAGGTCAAGGTACTCAAGGCGCTGGCCCCGATCACCGGAGACGGGCTGAGCACGCGGGTGGTGCGCGGGCAGTACATTGCCGGCTACAGCGATGGCAAGCCGGTTCCGGGTTACCTTGAAGAAGACAATGCCAATAGCCAGAGCGACACCGAGACCTTCGTCGCCCTGCGCGCCGACATCCGCAACTGGCGCTGGTCGGGTGTGCCTTTCTACTTGCGCACCGGCAAGCGCATGCCGCAAAAGCTGTCGCAGATCGTCATTCACTTCAAGGAAACGCCGCATTACATCTTTGCCCCGGAACAGCGTCTGCAAGTGGGCAACAAGCTGATCATTCGCCTGCAGCCGGACGAAGGTATCTCCTTGCGCGTGATGACCAAGGAGCAAGGCCTGGACAAGGGCATGCAACTGCGCAGTGGCCCGCTGCAACTGAATTTTTCCGACGCCTGGCGTAGCGCGCGGATTCCGGATGCCTATGAACGCTTGCTGCTCGAAGTGATGCGGGGCAACCAGAACCTGTTCGTGCGCAAGGACGAAATCGAGTACGCCTGGAAGTGGTGTGACCAGCTGATTGCCGGTTGGCGCAACACGGGCGACGCCCCCAAGCCCTATGCTGCGGGCAGCTGGGGGCCAATGAGCTCGATTGCATTGATCACCCGCGATGGGAGGGCCTGGTATGGCGACATCTGA
- a CDS encoding carbohydrate ABC transporter permease — translation MHSPVDKPALSPSRLAIHAVLLIAVVLYLVPLVVMLLTSFKTPEDISTGNLLSWPTAITAIGWVKAWGTVSGYFWNSILITVPAVLISTTIGALNGYVLSMWRFRGSQLFFGLLLFGCFLPFQTVLLPASFTLGKLGLASTTTGLVLVHVVYGLAFTTLFFRNFYVSIPDALVKAARLDGAGFFTIFRRIILPMSTPIIMVCLIWQFTQIWNDFLFGVVFSSGDSQPITVALNNLVNTSTGAKEYNVDMAAAMIAGLPTLLVYVVAGKYFVRGLTAGAVKG, via the coding sequence ATGCATAGCCCTGTCGACAAACCCGCGCTCAGCCCCAGCCGGCTTGCCATTCATGCCGTGCTGCTGATCGCCGTGGTGCTGTACTTGGTGCCACTGGTAGTCATGCTGCTGACCAGCTTCAAGACCCCCGAGGACATCAGTACCGGCAACCTGCTCAGCTGGCCGACAGCGATCACCGCCATTGGCTGGGTCAAGGCCTGGGGCACCGTCAGCGGCTACTTCTGGAACTCGATTCTGATCACTGTGCCTGCGGTGCTGATTTCTACCACCATTGGCGCGCTCAATGGCTACGTGCTGTCGATGTGGCGCTTCCGTGGCTCGCAGCTGTTCTTCGGTCTGCTGTTGTTCGGCTGCTTCCTGCCTTTCCAGACGGTGCTGCTGCCGGCCTCGTTCACCCTGGGCAAGCTGGGGCTGGCCAGTACCACCACTGGCCTGGTGCTGGTGCATGTGGTCTACGGCCTGGCCTTCACCACACTTTTCTTTCGCAACTTCTACGTCAGCATCCCCGATGCCCTGGTCAAGGCCGCACGGCTTGACGGGGCAGGGTTCTTCACCATCTTCCGGCGCATCATCCTGCCGATGTCCACGCCGATCATCATGGTCTGCCTGATCTGGCAGTTCACCCAGATCTGGAACGACTTCCTGTTTGGCGTGGTGTTCTCCAGTGGCGACTCGCAACCGATCACGGTGGCCTTGAACAACCTGGTCAATACCAGCACCGGGGCCAAGGAATACAACGTCGACATGGCCGCTGCGATGATCGCTGGCCTGCCGACCCTGCTGGTGTACGTAGTGGCAGGCAAATATTTCGTGCGCGGGCTCACAGCCGGCGCGGTAAAGGGGTAA
- a CDS encoding D-hexose-6-phosphate mutarotase, with the protein MPEHPLHRFFAARRPRPTFEWERYQQRDVLIIDHPLCQAAFSRQGAQLLHFQPTGERPWLWCAEQWPQVGAIRGGVPVCWPWYGRHPSEDLWPAHGWARLLDWKLMDSHEDAQGVVLKWRLELCDWQVDLEARLGSRMELSLSTEHQDSEPCQLSHALLAYWRISDVSEVALSGLEDIEGYDHLNRQACRQEGALKPKGGCQRVYSGIPGVQLHDPAWQRQLCIDTGDSDDTVVWHPGSRPLLGVTGRECQRFVCVEAASGSDDGLSLAPGQRAHLSLQAHRLS; encoded by the coding sequence ATGCCTGAGCATCCGCTCCATCGCTTCTTCGCCGCACGGCGGCCCCGGCCGACGTTCGAATGGGAGCGCTACCAGCAGCGCGATGTGCTGATCATCGATCACCCCCTGTGCCAGGCGGCGTTCAGTCGCCAGGGCGCGCAGTTGCTGCATTTCCAACCCACAGGTGAGCGGCCCTGGCTGTGGTGCGCCGAACAATGGCCACAGGTGGGCGCCATTCGCGGCGGCGTGCCGGTCTGCTGGCCCTGGTACGGGCGCCATCCCAGCGAAGACCTGTGGCCTGCCCATGGTTGGGCCCGCCTGCTGGACTGGAAGCTGATGGACAGCCATGAAGACGCGCAGGGCGTGGTGCTCAAGTGGCGCCTGGAACTGTGCGACTGGCAGGTCGACCTGGAGGCGCGGCTCGGCAGCCGCATGGAGTTGAGCCTGAGCACCGAGCACCAGGACAGCGAACCGTGCCAGTTGAGTCACGCCTTGTTGGCCTACTGGCGCATCAGTGACGTCTCGGAGGTAGCGCTGTCTGGCCTTGAAGACATCGAGGGGTACGACCACCTCAACCGTCAGGCATGCCGCCAGGAAGGGGCGCTCAAGCCCAAGGGCGGCTGTCAGCGGGTCTATTCAGGCATTCCCGGTGTGCAACTGCATGATCCGGCCTGGCAGCGCCAACTATGTATCGACACCGGCGACAGCGACGACACGGTCGTGTGGCACCCCGGCAGCCGACCGCTACTGGGGGTTACCGGGCGCGAATGCCAGCGTTTCGTGTGTGTGGAGGCCGCCAGCGGCAGCGACGACGGCCTGAGCCTGGCACCGGGGCAGCGCGCGCATCTGAGTCTGCAGGCGCACCGGCTCAGCTGA
- a CDS encoding ABC transporter ATP-binding protein has protein sequence MATLELRNVNKTYGAGLPDTLKDIQLSIKDGEFLILVGPSGCGKSTLMNCIAGLEQITGGAILIDQQDVSGMSPKDRDIAMVFQSYALYPTMTVRENIEFGLKIRKMPQAAIDEEVARVAKLLQIEHLLARKPAQLSGGQQQRVAMGRALARRPKIYLFDEPLSNLDAKLRVEMRTEMKLMHQRLKTTTVYVTHDQIEAMTLGDKVAVMKDGIIQQFGTPQQIYNDPANQFVASFIGSPPMNFVPARLVAQGGQLHAVLDSGQARCELPLPGADLGLEGREIVLGIRPEQIALGAGGGSGGPSIRAQVQVTEPTGPDMLVFVTLNQTKVCCRLAPDVACQVGDTLALQLDPARVLLFDAQSGERLQANRIATTVKDNMAALGGR, from the coding sequence ATGGCAACGCTCGAACTTCGCAACGTGAACAAAACCTACGGTGCCGGGCTGCCGGATACCCTCAAGGACATCCAGCTGTCGATCAAGGACGGTGAGTTCCTGATCCTGGTCGGCCCTTCGGGCTGCGGCAAATCGACATTGATGAACTGCATCGCCGGCCTCGAGCAGATCACCGGCGGCGCTATTCTGATCGACCAGCAGGACGTCAGCGGCATGAGCCCCAAGGACCGTGACATCGCCATGGTGTTCCAGTCCTATGCGCTGTACCCGACCATGACCGTGCGCGAGAACATCGAATTTGGCCTGAAAATCCGCAAGATGCCCCAGGCCGCCATCGACGAGGAGGTGGCGCGGGTGGCCAAGCTGCTGCAGATCGAGCACCTGCTGGCGCGCAAGCCGGCGCAGCTGTCTGGCGGTCAGCAGCAGCGCGTGGCCATGGGCAGGGCGCTCGCGCGCCGACCGAAGATCTACCTGTTCGATGAACCCTTGTCCAACCTCGACGCCAAACTGCGGGTCGAGATGCGGACCGAAATGAAACTGATGCACCAGCGCCTGAAAACCACCACTGTCTACGTCACCCATGACCAGATCGAGGCCATGACCCTGGGTGACAAGGTGGCGGTCATGAAGGACGGCATCATCCAGCAGTTCGGTACGCCACAGCAGATCTACAACGACCCGGCCAACCAGTTCGTCGCAAGCTTCATTGGCTCGCCGCCCATGAACTTCGTGCCGGCGCGGCTAGTGGCCCAGGGCGGTCAGCTGCATGCCGTGCTCGACAGTGGCCAGGCACGCTGCGAGCTGCCCCTGCCCGGCGCCGACCTGGGTCTGGAAGGGCGCGAAATCGTCCTGGGCATTCGACCCGAGCAGATTGCCCTGGGCGCGGGAGGCGGCAGCGGCGGGCCAAGCATTCGCGCGCAGGTACAGGTCACCGAGCCCACTGGTCCGGACATGCTGGTGTTCGTGACCCTCAACCAGACCAAAGTGTGCTGCCGACTGGCCCCTGACGTGGCCTGCCAGGTGGGCGACACCCTGGCCCTGCAATTGGACCCGGCACGGGTGCTGCTGTTCGATGCCCAGAGCGGCGAGCGCCTGCAGGCAAACCGTATCGCCACCACCGTCAAGGACAACATGGCCGCCCTCGGTGGCCGTTGA